The following proteins come from a genomic window of Coffea arabica cultivar ET-39 chromosome 11c, Coffea Arabica ET-39 HiFi, whole genome shotgun sequence:
- the LOC140016498 gene encoding uncharacterized protein yields MGESSAQIDMKLLKRLDRFDEFIRKSQGLSKQWVLDYDDLCLFPNVQLPVGFKTPKFNKYDGTSNPKTHLRLFANKLGKPVDDENLPLRLFPESLEGDALDWYSNLKPEEVKTWLDLSNAFIRQYEYNLPPPTYPYGMPTWYNPQAVCAYHSGAPGHATFDCKALKHKIQDMVEAGEIVIRKREAQGPNVNRNPLPEHANIIGVILDDTEYVEPVRELAREAEVFGVTDQPFVIELPFDEDEKPFILDLTPAESEALEPVVIEFPKQEPVLSLQRVPWNYDEPDIQIGKKSIAKKEVSVVTRSGKATSPFENIIPIQANNSKPPVKPTITEKEALDFLKRIQRSEYNVLEKLSKSPAQISMLDLLFSSDMHRDALIEVLTKAQIPRDISVDNFSHVVGNVLFTKQITFSDEELPAEGIGHNKALYIVVRCNGKMY; encoded by the exons atgggagagTCGTCTGCCCAGATTGATATGAAATTACTTAAACGCTtggatcgttttgatgaatttatccggaaaagccaaggtttaagcaaacaaTGGGTGTTGGATTATGATGATTTGTGCCTGTTTCCGAACGTGCAACTGCCGGTGGGGTTCAAGacccctaaattcaacaaatatgatggaacAAGCAACCCTAAAACGCACCTGCgcttgtttgctaacaagttgggcaaGCCAGTGGATGACGAGAATTTGCCATTGAGATTATTTCCAGAAAGCTTAGAAGGGGATGCTCTCGATTGGTATTCCAACCTAAAGCCAGAGGAAGTGAAGACCTGGCTCGATCTGTCCAATGCCTTCATTAGacaatatgagtataact taccccctcctacctacCCATATGGCATGCCCACGTGGTATAATCCACAagctgtctgtgcttatcattctggggCCCCCGGACATGCCACCTTTGATTGCAAGGCGCTTAAGCATAAAATCCAAGATATGGTTGAAGCCGGGGAGATTGTAATCCGGAAAAGGGAGGCGCAAGGGCCGAACGTAAATAGGAACCCTTTACCCGAACATGCCAATATCATTGGGGTTATTCTGGATGATACGGAGTATGTGGAACCAGTCAGAGAATTGGCAAGggaagctgaagtgtttggggtcacagaccaaccCTTTGTCATAGAATTGCCATTTGACGAGGACGAAAAGCCCTTTATTTTGGATCTCACGCCAGCTGAGAGTGAGGCTTTGGAGCCGGTGGTTATTGAATTCCCGAAGCAAGAGCCTGTTTTAAGCTTGCAACGAGTGCCATGGAATTATGATGAACCTGACATACAAATTGGGAAAAAGTCAATTGCGAAGAAGGAAGTGTCAGTGGTCACCAGATCAGGAAAGGCCACAAGTCCATTTGAAAATATCATTCCGATTCAAGCAAATAACTCCAAGCCGCCCGTTaaaccaacaatcaccgagaaagaagccTTGGATTTCCTTAAGAGAATTCAGAGAAGTGAGTACAATGTACTTGAGAAGTTGAGCAAGTCGCCTGCCCAGATATCCATGTTGGATCTACTCTTTTCTTCAGACATGCATAGGGACGCGCTGATCGAGGTGTTGACCAAAGCTCAAATCCCTAGGGACATCTCAGTTGATAATTTCTCACACGTGGTTGGGAACGTATTATTCACCaaacaaatcactttctctGACGAGGAATTACCGGCagaaggcattggacataacaagGCCCTGTACATAGTTGTGAGGTGCAACGGAAAAATGTATTGA